In the Cololabis saira isolate AMF1-May2022 chromosome 7, fColSai1.1, whole genome shotgun sequence genome, one interval contains:
- the spon2b gene encoding spondin-2b: protein METPTNSLSFPEILRHLLMVMLTLGQGVRPMPVPTDVPMCAVSEPAQYRITFTGKWTQAAFPKQYPVYRPPAQWSNLIGVTHSSDYHMWQRNEFASNGVREFSEKGEAWTLMKEVETAGERIQSVYGIFSAPAVVGGTGQMSTEFEVLARHSYLSFIVRLVPSPDWFVGVDSVDLCDGDQWKDSVTLELFPYDAGTDSGFTFSSPNFETIPQDKISEITSSFPSHPANSFFYPRVKHLPPIAKVTFTKIKKTNQIIGLPVEPTQSNLLPTGNEIEDKLINTPLDCEVSVWSPWGLCKGKCGDSGVQHRTRYVIMHAANNGAACPLLEEERKCFPDNCL from the exons ATGGAAACCCCAACAAATTCTCTCTCCTTCCCTGAGATCCTCCGCCACCTGCTCATGGTGATGTTGACCCTGGGCCAGGGTGTTCGTCCGATGCCCGTTCCTACCGACGTGCCCATGTGCGCAGTCTCAGAACCAGCTCAGTACAGAATAACGTTCACCGGTAAATGGACCCAAGCAGCTTTCCCAAAGCAGTACCctgtgtaccggccccctgcacAGTGGTCCAACCTCATTG GGGTGACCCACAGTTCCGACTACCACATGTGGCAACGTAATGAGTTTGCCAGCAATGGAGTGAGGGAGTTTTCGGAGAAAGGCGAAGCCTGGACGCTCATGAAGGAAGTCGAGACGGCCGGCGAACGCATCCAGAGCGTTTATGGGATCTTCTCTGCTCCTGCTGTTGTGGGAGGAACGGGCCAGATGAGCACTGAGTTTGAGGTCCTCGCCAGACACTCTTAT TTGTCGTTTATCGTGCGGCTCGTTCCTAGCCCGGACTGGTTTGTGGGCGTGGACAGCGTTGACCTGTGTGATGGCGATCAGTGGAAAGACAGTGTGACTCTGGAGCTCTTCCCATACGACGCAGGAACTGACAGCGGCTTCACATTCTCTTCTCCCAACTTTGAAACAATCCCGCAAGACAAAATCTCAGAA ATCACTTCCTCTTTCCCCAGCCATCCTGCCAATTCCTTCTTCTATCCCCGTGTGAAGCACCTACCTCCCATTGCCAAGGTCACgttcacaaaaataaagaaaactaaTCAGATCATAGGCCTTCCAGTGGAGCCCACCCAGTCCAACCTTCTGCCGACAGGAAATGAGATCGAAGACAAGCTCATAA ACACCCCTCTGGACTGCGAGGTGTCGGTCTGGTCTCCGTGGGGCTTGTGCAAAGGCAAGTGTGGAGACTCAGGTGTGCAGCACCGCACGCGTTACGTCATCATGCATGCAGCCAACAACGGCGCAGCCTGCCCcctgctggaggaggagaggaagtgcTTCCCGGACAACTGCTTATGA
- the si:ch211-255i20.3 gene encoding transmembrane emp24 domain-containing protein 11: MKMGLKGIGFLLQCYLMLAAGMYFDLGEQEEKCIIEEVPEDTLVTGYFLLEPWDKKAPSHTPHLGVTVTVRDHSQEVVMSKRYGKFGKLTFTAHLSGHHYLCFQTNSTRFSVHAQERLKIHLDVQMGEHPTDPSADRTKDNFESLESSLSHLTDQMMYITRQQEYQREKEEVFRQISEETNSKVLWWALIQTSILLSVGFWQMKRLKDFFIAKKLV; the protein is encoded by the exons ATGAAAATGGGTTTGAAAGGGATCGGCTTTCTGCTCCAGTGTTACCTGATGTTGGCAGCAGGTATGTATTTTGATCTTGGAGAGCAAGAAGAAAAATGCATCATTGAAGAGGTTCCCGAAGACACACTAGTGACAG GTTACTTCTTGTTGGAGCCGTGGGACAAGAAGGCCCCCAGCCACACACCCCACCTCGGCGTCACTGTGACGGTCAGAGACCATAGCCAGGAG gtTGTCATGTCCAAACGCTATGGAAAATTTGGCAAATTGACCTTCACAGCTCACCTCTCCGGTCACCACTACCTTTGTTTCCAGACCAACTCCACAAGGTTTTCCGTCCATGCTCAAGAAAGGCTG AAGATACATCTGGATGTTCAGATGGGAGAACACCCGACTGATCCCAGTGCCGACAGGACCAAAGACAACTTTGAGAGTCTAGAAAGCAGTCTCAGTCACCTCACAGATCAGATGATGTACATCACAAGGCAGCAGGAGTATCAGAGG gagaaggaggaggtgttTCGTCAGATCAGCGAGGAGACCAACAGCAAGGTGTTGTGGTGGGCTCTGATCCAGACCTCCATTCTTCTGTCTGTAGGTTTCTGGCAGATGAAACGACTCAAAGACTTCTTCATCGCCAAGAAACTGGTGTGA